A stretch of the Sutcliffiella horikoshii genome encodes the following:
- the radC gene encoding RadC family protein, with the protein MKNHFTVAKEEMAFYGEDCTSLQNMLAILIGPKADPSVTGQLASLGVNGLGLLSKADLLEYQSIGEIGASRILAAFGLANYIRKYQKEERFTVRSPEDAAQYFSDMEYRNQEFFDIIYLNSKNQVISRKNIFKGTLNASIVHPRDVLREGVRVNAASFIAAHNHPSNDPSPSREDVDVTKRLVEAGKLVGIEILDHLVIGGSGRFVSLKEKGYI; encoded by the coding sequence ATGAAAAATCATTTTACTGTAGCAAAAGAAGAAATGGCCTTTTACGGAGAAGATTGTACAAGTTTGCAGAATATGTTAGCTATACTAATTGGACCAAAGGCTGATCCTTCTGTAACAGGACAATTAGCAAGCTTAGGAGTTAACGGATTGGGTTTATTATCAAAAGCCGATTTACTGGAGTATCAATCTATTGGAGAAATAGGAGCTAGTAGAATTTTAGCAGCATTTGGCCTTGCTAACTATATTAGAAAATACCAAAAAGAAGAACGATTCACAGTTCGTTCTCCAGAAGATGCAGCACAATATTTTTCAGATATGGAGTATCGTAATCAAGAATTTTTTGATATTATCTATCTAAATTCAAAGAATCAAGTTATTTCTAGAAAGAATATCTTTAAGGGTACATTAAACGCCAGTATAGTCCACCCAAGGGATGTCCTACGTGAAGGAGTAAGAGTTAATGCAGCTAGTTTTATCGCGGCTCATAACCATCCTAGCAACGACCCTAGCCCTTCAAGAGAAGACGTTGACGTAACAAAGAGGCTTGTTGAAGCGGGGAAGTTAGTTGGTATAGAAATCTTAGATCACCTGGTTATTGGTGGGTCCGGTAGATTTGTAAGCCTTAAAGAAAAAGGTTATATCTAA
- the xerS gene encoding tyrosine recombinase XerS: MASSRQHLSHEKKYNLLLKELPNYIVDYVYHMENYERSPSTLLVYLNDYKHFLEWLVDNGFTTAPVSQFPESVLESLPVEAVNRYFRELSNENLEIAKDEKKKREKTSINRKKSALRSLFKYLTIEYENEKGEPLFYRNVMQKVPVIKPKESLSARSTKLADVIFHEDTDIDFLYFIKKEYQYTLSSRQLSYFMRDIERDFAILSIFLGTGIRVNELAEIRIRDLNFEKSTISVLRKGNKKDIVKASLSVMEDIVSYLSVRNERYGGSAADHEYLFLSRYNREPSPLSVRAIQDLVTKYTKAFNKGSKRMSPHKLRHTYATKLMDETKDISYVMEQLGHTSESTALLYVHSSQEKAELASEAMDRRRKRLKY; encoded by the coding sequence TTGGCTTCTTCAAGACAACATTTATCTCATGAGAAAAAATACAACCTTTTATTAAAAGAGTTGCCGAATTATATCGTTGATTACGTTTATCATATGGAGAATTATGAGCGTTCTCCTTCCACCCTTCTCGTCTACCTAAATGATTATAAGCATTTTCTAGAATGGTTAGTTGATAATGGGTTTACCACCGCTCCAGTTAGTCAGTTTCCTGAATCAGTACTGGAAAGCCTCCCTGTTGAAGCTGTTAATAGGTATTTCAGAGAACTTTCTAATGAAAATTTAGAGATTGCTAAAGATGAAAAAAAGAAACGTGAAAAAACAAGTATCAACCGAAAAAAATCGGCCTTAAGATCGCTGTTCAAGTACCTAACGATAGAATATGAAAATGAAAAAGGTGAACCGTTATTTTACCGAAATGTTATGCAGAAAGTACCTGTAATAAAGCCAAAAGAGTCTTTAAGCGCTAGAAGTACAAAGCTTGCAGATGTAATTTTTCATGAGGATACCGATATTGATTTCTTGTATTTTATAAAAAAAGAATATCAATATACTCTCTCTTCTCGTCAACTTAGCTACTTTATGCGCGATATAGAGAGAGACTTTGCAATCCTTTCAATTTTTTTAGGAACTGGAATTAGAGTAAATGAACTAGCAGAGATAAGAATACGCGACTTGAATTTTGAGAAAAGTACTATCTCAGTTTTAAGGAAAGGCAATAAAAAAGATATTGTTAAGGCCTCCCTTTCTGTTATGGAAGACATAGTTAGTTACTTATCAGTTAGAAATGAAAGATACGGAGGAAGTGCTGCAGATCATGAATATCTTTTTCTCTCTCGGTATAATAGGGAGCCTTCCCCTCTCTCTGTTAGGGCTATACAAGACCTTGTAACAAAATACACCAAAGCCTTTAATAAGGGAAGTAAACGGATGTCTCCTCATAAGCTCCGGCACACATATGCAACAAAGTTAATGGATGAAACTAAGGATATATCCTATGTAATGGAACAGCTCGGACATACTTCAGAAAGCACCGCCCTTCTTTACGTTCATTCTAGTCAAGAAAAGGCAGAACTCGCATCTGAAGCTATGGATAGAAGACGAAAAAGGCTTAAGTATTAG
- a CDS encoding SEC-C domain-containing protein, producing the protein MNENNKKVLAWTEFKYSLQAYLNYSLRKIKRNSSYQPHPLVKALTNAMHAGLDLGKGKPGNYSGLSGDADKHEDKKPRELYAVIINIDKKGLITILEINDLIIGKSIPIEVIIYLLILSMEFEKSPSENINMREGIQIVNETIPEINMVLFNNSEWKEARDHLKKLIESGNFSIPQGELGDKFVSDIMKVKMDTHWSDFPPNIRSIIAMTWLQTKEFEEGKQNVYVSSLEEYSPKSLFIKNVKEFLFGKPSEYFAKYLPFSNINLNKDDFIIEKNIKRNDKCPCGSGKKYKSCCMSTA; encoded by the coding sequence TTGAACGAAAATAACAAAAAAGTCTTAGCCTGGACAGAGTTTAAATATAGTTTACAAGCCTATCTTAATTATTCACTTAGGAAAATTAAAAGGAATTCTTCATACCAACCACACCCTTTAGTAAAAGCTCTTACAAACGCTATGCATGCCGGATTAGATCTTGGTAAAGGAAAGCCAGGAAATTACTCAGGTTTGTCAGGAGATGCAGATAAACATGAAGATAAAAAACCTAGAGAATTGTACGCTGTAATAATAAATATAGATAAGAAAGGCTTAATCACTATATTAGAGATTAATGATTTAATAATAGGAAAATCAATACCTATTGAAGTTATTATTTATTTATTAATATTGTCTATGGAATTTGAAAAGTCCCCTTCTGAAAATATTAATATGAGAGAAGGAATTCAAATAGTCAATGAAACTATTCCCGAGATTAATATGGTTCTCTTTAATAACTCAGAATGGAAAGAGGCTAGGGATCACCTTAAAAAGCTTATTGAAAGTGGTAACTTTTCAATACCTCAAGGCGAATTAGGTGATAAATTTGTAAGTGACATTATGAAAGTGAAGATGGATACTCACTGGAGTGATTTCCCTCCGAATATAAGGAGCATAATTGCAATGACTTGGCTTCAAACCAAAGAATTTGAGGAAGGTAAACAAAATGTATATGTTTCTTCACTAGAGGAATACTCACCTAAATCTCTATTCATAAAAAACGTAAAAGAGTTCTTATTCGGAAAACCTTCAGAGTATTTTGCAAAATACTTGCCTTTTAGCAATATCAATTTGAACAAAGATGACTTTATTATAGAAAAAAACATAAAAAGAAACGACAAATGTCCTTGTGGTTCAGGAAAAAAGTATAAATCATGTTGTATGAGTACAGCTTAA
- a CDS encoding GNAT family N-acetyltransferase yields the protein MITINHLKDTSTLSCFLGQEYLKHYTGNKKFYIQLLDNKLIGFFSTVVRDRTELWIEDINIISREHNELAIDSIYKYAVNNSTDFSAIYLLSVENVELLKKYKKVKYFYNSFYLCKALNCKKIRKSEEFLKLNNSLKEKLSILMKDSYDLEKNKSFDMKKVTKQIDSIFSNKQGHLLQDSSFVILDQKKDKIIAASIITLRDGRPFLLHLMVHPEYQRIGLGRKVLEHSSNSLHENRYKTLELYVYEKNTKALDLYYKNEFKNYIAGSIGTFRLTN from the coding sequence ATGATAACGATAAACCATTTAAAAGATACATCGACATTATCATGCTTTTTAGGTCAGGAATACTTAAAGCACTATACTGGAAATAAAAAATTCTATATACAATTATTAGATAACAAATTAATAGGCTTTTTTTCCACTGTAGTTAGAGATAGAACGGAACTATGGATTGAAGATATAAATATAATTTCACGTGAACACAATGAACTAGCAATAGATAGCATCTACAAATATGCAGTAAATAATAGTACGGATTTTTCGGCAATATACTTATTGAGCGTAGAGAATGTGGAGTTGTTAAAAAAATACAAAAAAGTAAAGTATTTTTATAATAGTTTTTATTTATGTAAAGCGTTAAATTGTAAAAAGATAAGAAAAAGCGAAGAGTTTTTAAAACTAAATAATTCTTTAAAGGAAAAGCTGTCAATCCTGATGAAAGATTCCTATGACCTAGAAAAAAATAAAAGCTTTGATATGAAAAAAGTAACAAAGCAAATTGACAGTATTTTTTCTAATAAGCAAGGTCACTTATTACAAGATTCATCATTTGTTATACTTGATCAAAAAAAAGATAAAATTATTGCAGCTTCAATAATAACATTAAGAGATGGTAGGCCGTTTTTATTACACTTAATGGTACATCCAGAATATCAAAGGATAGGGTTAGGGAGAAAAGTACTAGAACACAGTTCTAATTCTTTACATGAAAATAGATACAAAACACTAGAATTGTATGTTTATGAAAAGAATACTAAAGCATTAGATTTATATTATAAAAATGAATTTAAAAATTATATAGCGGGAAGTATCGGAACTTTTAGGTTAACAAATTAA
- a CDS encoding MFS transporter, giving the protein MYNLNFFMFAITRFISIIGSSISYIGIYWVISLSYSEFVVSLLTFTFFLTRFISFTFLGPFADRYRSDKIIINTMVFRFILLLFVGLLFSFFELPTIFVFLVIVLQILPESLSNVSSTKIIPQIVEDKNLTQANSLLNFMNNFSMFLGMVIGGFLISFISLKGLFFLQAICYLIGVLLFKAVKLKGNQQTENRVVKKYIVEWKEGLVYIKENKWLLGLIAMAISANISIAPITFILAPYAINILNGDSLTFTMLENALLIGGLLSSLFLAKFNINRLSLIYILSCLFQGIVMLVFGLSSGLVVSLICLLFIGIAVTVFNIPFTTLIQRNVEINNMGRIRSVTMAITSVISLISFVLGGIITTYIGIQNTLILFSILGTISTIVVLLHKPFSSLEITNKKVINSNF; this is encoded by the coding sequence TTGTACAACTTAAACTTTTTTATGTTTGCAATAACTCGATTTATATCAATAATAGGTTCTTCGATTTCATATATAGGAATTTATTGGGTGATATCTTTGTCATATTCAGAGTTTGTTGTTTCTCTCTTAACTTTCACATTTTTTTTAACCAGATTTATTAGTTTTACTTTTTTAGGTCCGTTTGCTGATAGGTATCGTTCAGATAAAATAATTATTAATACAATGGTATTCAGGTTCATTTTATTACTTTTTGTAGGGTTGCTATTTAGCTTTTTTGAATTACCTACCATATTTGTTTTTTTAGTAATAGTACTACAAATTCTACCCGAAAGTTTATCTAATGTATCTTCAACAAAAATTATCCCTCAAATTGTAGAGGATAAAAACCTAACTCAAGCGAATTCGTTATTAAACTTTATGAATAACTTTAGTATGTTTTTGGGTATGGTTATAGGGGGATTTCTAATTAGTTTTATAAGTTTAAAAGGTTTATTCTTTCTGCAAGCGATTTGTTATTTAATTGGAGTGTTGTTATTTAAGGCCGTTAAGTTAAAGGGAAATCAACAGACCGAAAACAGGGTGGTTAAAAAATATATTGTAGAATGGAAAGAGGGTTTAGTATATATAAAAGAAAATAAATGGCTTTTGGGTCTAATTGCAATGGCAATATCAGCTAATATTTCTATTGCACCTATAACATTTATATTAGCTCCTTATGCTATTAATATACTTAATGGTGATTCATTAACATTTACAATGTTAGAAAATGCCCTGCTAATTGGAGGACTACTATCAAGTTTATTTTTAGCAAAATTTAATATTAATCGATTAAGCCTTATTTATATACTATCATGTCTTTTTCAAGGAATTGTAATGCTTGTCTTTGGATTAAGTAGTGGTCTAGTCGTCTCATTAATTTGCTTATTATTCATAGGTATAGCAGTAACAGTTTTTAATATACCTTTTACAACCTTAATTCAGCGTAATGTTGAAATTAATAATATGGGTAGAATCAGATCTGTAACCATGGCCATTACTTCAGTTATTTCTTTAATTAGTTTTGTTTTAGGTGGAATAATAACAACCTATATAGGGATCCAGAATACCCTAATATTATTTTCAATATTAGGAACGATTTCAACAATTGTTGTTTTATTACATAAACCTTTTTCAAGTTTAGAAATAACAAACAAAAAAGTTATAAATTCAAATTTTTAA